In Vibrio sp. FE10, the following are encoded in one genomic region:
- a CDS encoding amino acid ABC transporter substrate-binding protein: MNNWIKAAIAAIALSAATVQAATEVKVGMSGRYFPFTFVKQDQLQGFEVDLWDEIGKRNDYSVEYVTANFSGLFGLLETGRIDTISNQITITDARKAKYLFADPYVVDGAQITVRKGNDSIKGIEDLDGKTVAVNLGSNFEQLLRSYDKDGKINVKTYDTGIEHDVALGRADAFVMDRLSALELIKKTGLPLQLAGQPFETIENAWPFVNNDNGKKLQAEVNQALAAMREDGTLESISQKWFGADITKK, translated from the coding sequence ATGAATAACTGGATTAAGGCTGCAATTGCGGCTATCGCACTCTCTGCTGCTACTGTTCAAGCTGCGACTGAAGTTAAAGTCGGCATGTCTGGTCGCTACTTCCCATTCACTTTCGTTAAACAAGACCAACTACAAGGTTTTGAAGTGGATTTATGGGATGAGATCGGTAAACGTAATGACTATAGCGTTGAATACGTGACAGCAAACTTCTCTGGTCTGTTCGGTCTTCTTGAAACAGGTCGCATCGATACGATTTCAAACCAAATTACAATCACGGATGCACGTAAAGCGAAATACCTATTCGCAGACCCATACGTAGTAGACGGCGCACAAATTACCGTTCGTAAAGGTAATGACAGCATTAAAGGCATCGAAGATCTTGATGGCAAGACGGTTGCAGTAAACCTTGGCTCAAACTTTGAGCAACTATTACGCAGCTACGATAAAGATGGCAAAATCAATGTGAAAACCTACGATACGGGTATTGAGCATGATGTTGCACTGGGCCGTGCCGATGCATTCGTAATGGATCGCCTATCAGCACTAGAGCTTATTAAGAAGACTGGTCTACCATTACAGCTAGCAGGACAACCATTCGAGACTATCGAGAATGCATGGCCTTTCGTAAACAACGATAACGGTAAAAAATTGCAAGCTGAAGTAAACCAAGCACTCGCAGCAATGCGTGAAGATGGTACGCTAGAGAGCATCTCTCAAAAATGGTTCGGTGCGGACATTACTAAGAAGTAA